The genomic region ggcTATGCTCTTGCTCTTGACTGGGAATTGTTACCTGTTTTTGAGATTTGCCATGTGCCTTCTCTTCAGTTTGCCTATAAATACTGCTTTGGGATACATCTTTCTGGACACCATTTTCTCCATAGTGGAGTCGTCTTTCTTCTGTACTTGAAGATTGGTAtgatattttatttgccttttggcTGTGCTCTTGCTCTTGACTGGGAATTGTTATCTGTTTTGGAGACTTGCCATGTGCCTTCACTTCAGTTAGGCTATAGCTACTGCTTTGGGATACATCTTTCTGGACACCATTTTCTCCATAGTGGAGTCGTCTTTCTTCTGTACTTGAAGATTGGTAtgatattttatttgccttttggcTGTGCTCTTGCTCTTGACTGGGAATTGTTATCTGTTTTGGAGACTTGCCATGTGCCTTCACTTCAGTTAGGCTATAGCTACTGCTTTGGGATACATCTTTCTGGACACCATTTTCTCCATAGTGGAGTCGTCTTTCTTCTGTACTTGAAGATTGGTAtgatattttatttgccttttggcTATGCTCTTGATCTTGATTGAGATTTTTTGTCTGGTGTTGATTCTTGTTATATACTAGGAGCTCATCTTGGGTAGTAAAAATGTCTTTGTATCCATGTTGGAGTTTGTGTTGATGTGCAGGACGGAGTGAAGTTTGTAGTTTACTTGAATGTTCCTCTCTCACATCAACCACATTTTGGTAATGCCCTTTATTTCGATGAGAATTTTGAGTCTCACGTTGTTGTTTGTTAGCTACTAGCTCTTCAGTTTGGAGAACATAATTGGTTTGGGATCCACCTTGTGTTCTACCTTTTTGTGCACCAGAGGCTGAAGCTTGTTCTTTACTTAGTCCACGAACCCGTAGCCTTTCTTCTGTGTTTGAATATTGACTGGATATTCCCTTTCCAGATGGGCTATTCCCCTGATCTTGAGAAGGATTTTGTGTCCCATGATGATCTTGGCCTCCTTTATGATGTATAACTATCACATGAAAATGACCTTTTGATTTAGCACTGTCTCTGCCTTCTAGTTTATAATTGAGCAGTTCTTGACTTCCACGTAGGTGTTGTTCTGATTTTGTCGTTTTATGTTGGGCATTCGAATAATACTGCTGACTTTTTCGGGTCCGGTCATGATCATTGGCATCTACATGATATGTGCGTTGAATAGAAAAACTGCCTTTGGATTCAGtatgttgtttgtctttttgtccAGAATAGTGCTGGCCCTTTTGTCTTTGTGGAAATTGGGAAGATCCACTTGGTAACTGGCCTTTTGATCCACCTGGTAATTGATAATAGAAGTGTATGCTTTCATTATCTCCAAAGCTCCCTTGCAACTCTTACCTCCCACCTTTTCCCAACAAATTATTGATGTTTCTAGAAAAGCTGAAGCTTTGGGTGGAGAAAATCAATTCTCTTCAACAAGAAGAATCTGTGCCCAAACAGGTTACTGTTTGCACTCCAAATAATCTTAAGAGGCTATTCTGTCTGAGCAGCTTTCCCCAAGGCTTACCCTCTCCACTCACCTTTTTGTCCCATCACAGCTGCTTGCCTCTCCAAGATGAGGAGCAGAGAAAGTACGAAGATGATGTTGGGCTTCATCTTGCTTGGAAAGCCTTGTCTGAGAGCTGAGTGGACCTTGTCATTTATATCTTCCTTGAGTGAAGGTGCCATGGGTGGAGCTTAAATTACAAAAGGCACTGCCTTTTCTTAGTTTATCAGTAAATGCCAACTTCCTCACCCCTGCTGAGTGTGGGACAAAGTCAATGTCCCCAGCAACATAATGTCAAAGGCattttccttcttctggaagcctCAGCAAATTTTTATCAGTCCTTGTTGATCATCATGCCAGATCACTTGCATTTTACGGAATTTTAGACAAAAGTAGGAAAGAGATTAGCTTCAGGCTACAAAAGTAATTGGTTTCTGAGAATGCCTTTATATTCTAAATGTGAGTTTGCCTTCATGatgtaataaattaaatattctattttagatAGAACGCCAtacttccttttgttttaaaaatgatcttgAGACACGATCTATTTTACCTAAGAGTGAGCAATCATAGAAGTCCAATGACATAGAAGATAATGAAACATTATGGAatccaaagaaagaaattttaaacaagtaaatGGGGCACACCAATGTCAAATATGTCTGTCAAGTTCAACACAGTAAAGACTGACA from Macaca thibetana thibetana isolate TM-01 chromosome 10, ASM2454274v1, whole genome shotgun sequence harbors:
- the SEMG1 gene encoding semenogelin-1, with the translated sequence MAPSLKEDINDKVHSALRQGFPSKMKPNIIFVLSLLLILERQAAVMGQKGGSKGQLPSGSSQFPQRQKGQHYSGQKDKQHTESKGSFSIQRTYHVDANDHDRTRKSQQYYSNAQHKTTKSEQHLRGSQELLNYKLEGRDSAKSKGHFHVIVIHHKGGQDHHGTQNPSQDQGNSPSGKGISSQYSNTEERLRVRGLSKEQASASGAQKGRTQGGSQTNYVLQTEELVANKQQRETQNSHRNKGHYQNVVDVREEHSSKLQTSLRPAHQHKLQHGYKDIFTTQDELLVYNKNQHQTKNLNQDQEHSQKANKISYQSSSTEERRLHYGENGVQKDVSQSSIYSQTENLIAGKSQIQAPNPKQQSRHGENANRESGQSTNREQDLLSHEQKVRHQHGSHGALDIAIVEHEGDGNHHLVQRHNYDRNPLST